From Micromonospora echinospora, one genomic window encodes:
- the gyrB gene encoding DNA topoisomerase (ATP-hydrolyzing) subunit B — translation MAAQNKQEYGAESITVLEGLEAVRKRPGMYIGSTGERGLHHLVWEVVDNAVDEALAGHCDTIDVVLLADGGVRVTDNGRGFPVDLHPKLKKPGVEVALTVLHAGGKFDGKAYAVSGGLHGVGVSVVNALSTRMAVEIHKDGFVWRQQYTASKPSPLDKGETTDRTGSAVAFWPDPDVFETVDFDFQTIYRRLQEMAFLNRGLTIHLLDERVPEDEDGRQREVTFCYKGGIADFVRHLNASKNPIHKTVVEFAGEEEGMSVEIAMQWNESYGESVYTFANTINTHEGGTHEEGFRAALTSLVNKYGTEKKLLKSDEKLSGEDIREGLAAIISVKLANPQFEGQTKTKLGNTPVKSFVQRVCNEWLVDWFDRNPAEAKVIITKASQAARARIAAQQARKLARRKSLLESGSMPGKLADCQSTDPRESEVFIVEGDSAGGSAKQGRDPRTQAILPIRGKILNVEKARIDRVLKNNEVQALITALGTGIHDDFDMEKLRYHKVVLMADADVDGQHIQTLLLTLLFRFMRPLVELGHVYLAAPPLYKIKWNKKGDDAQYAYSDRERDGLIALRQQKKANAKPDDIQRFKGLGEMNYPELWETTMNPATRTLRQVTLDDAAVADELFSVLMGEDVEARRSFIQRNAKDVRFLDI, via the coding sequence GTGGCAGCGCAGAACAAGCAGGAGTACGGCGCCGAGTCGATCACCGTCCTCGAAGGGCTGGAGGCGGTCCGGAAGCGGCCCGGCATGTACATCGGGTCCACCGGGGAACGTGGTCTGCACCACCTCGTGTGGGAGGTCGTCGACAACGCGGTCGACGAGGCGCTGGCGGGTCACTGCGACACCATCGACGTGGTGCTGCTGGCCGACGGTGGCGTCCGGGTCACCGACAACGGCCGGGGCTTCCCGGTCGACCTGCACCCCAAGCTGAAGAAGCCCGGCGTCGAGGTCGCGCTGACCGTGCTGCACGCCGGCGGCAAGTTCGACGGCAAGGCGTACGCGGTCTCCGGCGGTCTGCACGGCGTCGGCGTGTCCGTCGTGAACGCGCTCTCCACCCGGATGGCCGTGGAGATCCACAAGGACGGCTTCGTCTGGCGGCAGCAGTACACCGCCTCCAAGCCGAGCCCGCTGGACAAGGGCGAGACCACCGACCGCACCGGCTCGGCGGTCGCCTTCTGGCCCGACCCGGACGTCTTCGAGACGGTCGACTTCGACTTCCAGACCATCTACCGGCGGCTCCAGGAGATGGCCTTCCTGAACCGGGGCCTCACCATCCACCTCCTCGACGAGCGGGTGCCCGAGGACGAGGACGGCCGCCAGCGCGAGGTCACCTTCTGCTACAAGGGCGGCATCGCCGACTTCGTCCGGCACCTCAACGCCTCGAAGAACCCGATCCACAAGACGGTGGTCGAGTTCGCCGGCGAGGAGGAGGGCATGTCCGTCGAGATCGCCATGCAGTGGAACGAGTCCTACGGCGAGTCGGTCTACACCTTCGCGAACACCATCAACACCCATGAGGGTGGCACCCACGAGGAGGGCTTCCGCGCCGCGCTGACCAGCCTCGTCAACAAGTACGGCACCGAGAAGAAGCTGCTGAAGTCGGACGAGAAGCTCTCCGGCGAGGACATCCGCGAGGGGCTCGCCGCGATCATCTCGGTCAAGCTGGCGAACCCGCAGTTCGAGGGGCAGACCAAGACCAAGCTCGGCAACACCCCGGTGAAGAGCTTCGTCCAGCGGGTCTGCAACGAGTGGCTGGTCGACTGGTTCGACCGGAACCCGGCCGAGGCGAAGGTCATCATCACCAAGGCGTCCCAGGCCGCCCGGGCCCGGATCGCCGCGCAGCAGGCCCGGAAGCTGGCCCGCCGCAAGTCGCTGCTGGAGTCCGGCTCGATGCCGGGCAAGCTGGCCGACTGCCAGTCGACCGACCCGCGCGAGTCCGAGGTCTTCATCGTCGAGGGCGACTCGGCCGGTGGCTCGGCCAAGCAGGGACGGGACCCGCGCACCCAGGCGATCCTGCCGATCCGGGGCAAGATCCTGAACGTGGAGAAGGCCCGGATCGACCGGGTGTTGAAGAACAACGAGGTCCAGGCGCTGATCACCGCGCTGGGCACCGGCATCCACGACGACTTCGACATGGAGAAGCTGCGCTACCACAAGGTGGTGCTGATGGCCGACGCGGACGTGGACGGCCAGCACATCCAGACCCTGCTGCTCACCCTCCTGTTCCGCTTCATGCGTCCGTTGGTGGAACTGGGCCACGTGTACCTGGCTGCCCCGCCGCTCTACAAGATCAAGTGGAACAAGAAGGGCGACGACGCCCAGTACGCCTACTCCGACCGGGAACGGGACGGGCTGATCGCGCTGCGCCAGCAGAAGAAGGCGAACGCCAAGCCGGACGACATCCAGCGGTTCAAGGGTCTCGGCGAGATGAACTACCCCGAGCTGTGGGAGACCACGATGAACCCGGCGACCCGGACCCTGCGCCAGGTCACGCTCGACGACGCGGCGGTCGCCGACGAGCTGTTCAGCGTCCTGATGGGCGAGGACGTCGAGGCTCGCCGCTCGTTCATCCAGCGGAACGCCAAGGACGTGCGCTTCCTGGACATCTGA